The Epinephelus lanceolatus isolate andai-2023 chromosome 1, ASM4190304v1, whole genome shotgun sequence genome has a window encoding:
- the stat2 gene encoding signal transducer and activator of transcription 2 isoform X1: MAQWERLRQLPAAYTQQLHELYDRDALPMDVRHYLAAWIEKQEWQRAARDYDFAKVLFQVLLENLDIQHSRFVQEESFLLQHNIRRYKQNFQSYLEEPCALANTVLWFLEKEREILQSADLAEQVQFLHVEQEAMETSSQQDLERKMAGLRNEVQCMEHTMLCLEEQQDEFDFKYQTHKMEAVVDEAVKKEQMKVLQLLVNRLNECRKSTLTDLSKLLDRTDDLINTLVNKELVEWQRRQQKSCIGAPDNVCLDQLEKWFTCVAECLFQVREFLGKLDELVGKVSYDNDPVKAQKPVLQKRADTLLKDLLKSSFVVESQPAMPQGKGPLVLRTNVQFSVKTRLLVKFPELNHSMKVNVSMDREAPQIKGYRRFNILGTNTKALNMAESQSGGMVADFRHLTLREQKSGGGGKGVSDISFSVTEELHIIYFNTVFELKGVSVELQASSIPVVIISNSSQQQSACASVLWFNMLSLDTKDVMFFANTPAAPWPQFGEMLSWQFLSATKRGLNEAQLEMIALRLFGKQQSYDTCKVTWSKFSKENPPDTFWVWFDGILVMVKTYLEDLWRDGLIMGFVSKGKEKSLLKKKQRGTFLLRFSESIIGGITFSWVETTITGEPDVKTVQPFTKVDLIQIPFSEIIRNFQILEAENIPENPLLYLYPNTPKDEAFGKYYSDKTGSDSPYIKYIKTKLMFVSKENTLEARSPMSSDMAQGEGLEPMNGLCGEAAEQDGSPHALQSPLEMYHPDPMLSGSVVATENDLQMFLNNPNLFIDSDILEDEPGLSDFSLSGFNCLPPQSCGSIFQ, from the exons ATGGCTCAGTGGGAGAGACTGAGGCAGCTTCCTGCTGCCTACACACAGCAGCTACACGAGCTCTATGACAGGGATGCTCTGCCCATGGATGTAAGGCATTACCTGGCAGCCTGGATAGAGAAGCAGGAGTG GCAACGAGCAGCACGGGACTATGACTTCGCTAAGGTGTTGTTCCAGGTCCTGCTGGAAAATCTGGATATCCAACACAGCCGCTTTGTCCAGGAGGAGTCATTCTTACTGCAGCACAACATCAGGCGCTATAAACAGAACTTTCAG AGCTACCTGGAGGAACCATGTGCCTTGGCAAACACAGTCCTGTGGTTtttagagaaagagagggaaatcCTGCAGAGTGCCGATCTGGCTGAACAG GTCCAGTTTTTGCATGTAGAGCAGGAAGCCATGGAGACAAGCAGCCAGCAGGACCTTGAACGTAAAATGGCTGGCCTCAGGAATGAAGTGCAG TGCATGGAACATACAATGCTATGTCTGGAGGAACAGCAAGATGAGTTTGACTTTAAATACCAAACCCACAAGATGGAAG CTGTGGTGGATGAAGCTGTGAAGAAAGAACAGATGAAAGTCCTTCAGCTACTTGTCAACAGACTGAATGAATGTAGAAAG AGCACACTGACAGACCTCAGTAAGCTCCTGGACAGAACTGATGACCTGATCAACACGCTGGTGAATAAGGAGCTGGTGGAGTGGCAGAGGAGGCAGCAGAAATCCTGCATTGGTGCTCCAGACAATGTTTGTCTGGATCAACTGGAGAAGTG GTTCACCTGTGTGGCAGAGTGTCTGTTCCAGGTGCGAGAGTTTCTTGGTAAGCTGGACGAGCTGGTAGGAAAAGTGTCCTATGACAACGACCCTGTGAAGGCCCAAAAACCTGTGCTGCAGAAGAGAGCAGATACTCTTCTAAAAGACTTACTCAAGAG TTCCTTTGTGGTTGAGTCTCAGCCAGCCATGCCTCAGGGGAAAGGACCACTGGTGCTCCGCACAAACGTACAGTTCTCTGTCAAGACCAG GCTTCTTGTGAAGTTCCCTGAGCTGAACCACTCCATGAAAGTGAATGTTTCCATGGACAG GGAGGCTCCTCAGATCAAAGG ATACCGACGTTTTAATATCCTGGGGACCAACACAAAGGCCTTAAACATGGCAGAGAGCCAGAGTGGAGGCATGGTGGCCGACTTCAGACATCTT ACTCTGAGGGAGCAGAAGTCTGGAGGTGGTGGCAAAGGAGTCAGTGAT ATTTCTTTCAGTGTCACAGAGGAGCTGCACATCATCTACTTCAACACTGTGTTTGAGCTGAAAGGCGTGTCAGTTGAGTTGCAG GCCTCCTCCATCCCAGTGGTCATCATTTCCAACTCCAGCCAGCAGCAGAGCGCCTGCGCATCTGTCCTCTGGTTCAATATGCTCAGTCTGGACACCAAG GACGTCATGTTCTTTGCCAACACTCCTGCAGCCCCTTGGCCGCAATTTGGAGAGATGTTGAGCTGGCAGTTTCTCTCTGCCACTAAACGTGGTCTGAATGAGGCTCAGCTGGAAATGATTGCACTCAGACTCTTTG GAAAGCAGCAGAGCTACGACACCTGCAAAGTCACCTGGTCAAAATTTAGCAAG GAAAATCCTCCTGACACTTTCTGGGTGTGGTTTGATGGCATCTTGGTGATGGTGAAAACATACCTTGAAGATCTGTGGAGGGATGG TCTCATCATGGGTTTTGTGAGCAAAGGCAAAGAGAAGTCTCTCctgaagaaaaaacagagaGGCACGTTCTTGTTGCGCTTCAGTGAAAGCATCATCGGAGGAATCACCTTCTCCTGGGTGGAAACCACCATAACTG GTGAGCCTGACGTAAAGACAGTCCAGCCCTTCACCAAAGTTGACCTTATCCAGATCCCCTTCAGTGAAATCATCAGGAATTTCCAGATCTTAGAAGCTGAAAATATCCCAGAAAATCCTCTGCTCTACCTATATCCCAACACCCCTAAAGACGAGGCTTTTGGGAAGTACTACTCAGACAAGACTGGAA GTGACAGTCCTTACATCAAGTACATCAAAACCAAACTGATGTTTGTTTCAAAGGA GAACACACTGGAGGCTAGGTCACCCATGTCTTCTGACATGGCACAGGGTGAAGGCCTGGAGCCAATGAATGGCCTGTGTGGAGAGGCAGCTG AACAAGACGGGAGT
- the apof gene encoding uncharacterized protein apof translates to MMSSKLKWLIVIQLLLNEQALCRVPPPLALRNTLLPGADFSEEGEETARQDPLSLLGSQLQLGIPSAEKPDPASVVAQEDERNRSAKNIISDLRAKLPGQIHDHLHIQGNISCEELLAASTLDDPSSSMFPQELLGLSLVPVLVVAGCPQEAQTLVLKLYDLLGVADTEELLMEVEGLIERRMNKSPPTPASAASPSGRDQAGRQIEAVMFNIQQLAMGGEGSPKQEGHCEGWSRVSGTTLAGTAVEGARDDLKEAVSACERLGALCAGVTSSGLLKPGKYQAVLKKGSRVLPSESTLSECWIRQCSAEEDSFTPAASGQRMKRSPQRTCINKSEERVYNVVEWIPAVSTLYNLGTAVYYASVNCSETAKERAILSAVDLGTDALMVATGGTAGVAGYALGAGVKTGVKAGVKYLLNSMKEEDDVLVNQFSWEEGIITIQ, encoded by the coding sequence atgatgtcctccaagctGAAGTGGCTGATTGTGATCCAGCTCCTGCTGAATGAACAGGCTCTGTGCAGGGTGCCACCTCCTCTGGCGCTGAGAAACACTCTGCTTCCAGGAGCTGACTTCAgtgaagagggagaggagacagCCAGACAGGATCCACTGTCTCTCCTCGGATCCCAACTCCAGCTCGGCATCCCGTCTGCAGAAAAGCCTGATCCTGCATCAGTGGTTGCACAGGAAGATGAGAGAAATCGATCTGCCAAAAATATAATATCAGATCTCAGGGCGAAGCTTCCGGGGCAGATTCATGATCATCTCCACATTCAGGGGAACATCAGCTGTGAGGAGCTGCTGGCTGCCAGCACTCTGGATGACCCGTCATCCTCCATGTTCCCCCAGGAGCTGCTGGGTCTCTCTTTAGTGCCCGTGTTGGTGGTGGCGGGCTGCCCACAGGAGGCACAGACCCTGGTGCTCAAGCTGTACGACCTGCTAGGAGTGGCGGATACGGAGGAGCTCCTGATGGAGGTGGAGGGTCTGATAGAGAGGAGGATGAACAAGTCCCCACCTACACCTGCATCAGCAGCATCACCTTCAGGGAGGGATCAAGCAGGGCGCCAAATAGAGGCTGTGATGTTTAACATCCAGCAGCTGGCCATGGGGGGAGAAGGTTCCCCCAAGCAGGAAGGGCACTGTGAGGGTTGGAGCAGGGTGAGTGGGACCACGCTGGCAGGAACAGCTGTGGAGGGAGCCAGAGATGATCTCAAGGAGGCTGTGAGCGCCTGTGAGAGACTGGGAGCTCTGTGTGCTGGTGTGACCAGCAGTGGACTGCTCAAACCTGGGAAGTACCAGGCAGTGCTGAAGAAAGGCAGTCGTGTCCTGCCCTCTGAATCCACACTGTCTGAATGCTGGATCCGTCAGTGTAGTGCAGAGGAGGACAGTTTCACCCCAGCTGCTTCAGGTCAGCGGATGAAGCGAAGCCCCCAGAGGACCTGCATCAACAAAAGCGAGGAGCGTGTGTACAACGTGGTGGAGTGGATCCCTGCAGTCAGCACCCTGTATAACCTTGGCACAGCTGTGTACTACGCCTCAGTCAACTGCTCGGAAACAGCCAAGGAGAGAGCCATCCTCAGTGCGGTTGACCTCGGCACGGATGCTCTCATGGTCGCCACCGGGGGGACTGCTGGGGTGGCAGGCTACGCCCTGGGTGCAGGGGTGAAGACTGGCGTGAAAGCCGGTGTCAAGTATCTGCTCAACTCCATGAAGGAGGAAGACGATGTGCTGGTGAACCAGTTCAGCTGGGAGGAGGGCATCATCACCATCCAGTAG
- the stat2 gene encoding signal transducer and activator of transcription 2 isoform X2 — protein sequence MAQWERLRQLPAAYTQQLHELYDRDALPMDVRHYLAAWIEKQEWQRAARDYDFAKVLFQVLLENLDIQHSRFVQEESFLLQHNIRRYKQNFQSYLEEPCALANTVLWFLEKEREILQSADLAEQVQFLHVEQEAMETSSQQDLERKMAGLRNEVQCMEHTMLCLEEQQDEFDFKYQTHKMEAVVDEAVKKEQMKVLQLLVNRLNECRKSTLTDLSKLLDRTDDLINTLVNKELVEWQRRQQKSCIGAPDNVCLDQLEKWFTCVAECLFQVREFLGKLDELVGKVSYDNDPVKAQKPVLQKRADTLLKDLLKSSFVVESQPAMPQGKGPLVLRTNVQFSVKTRLLVKFPELNHSMKVNVSMDREAPQIKGYRRFNILGTNTKALNMAESQSGGMVADFRHLTLREQKSGGGGKGVSDISFSVTEELHIIYFNTVFELKGVSVELQASSIPVVIISNSSQQQSACASVLWFNMLSLDTKDVMFFANTPAAPWPQFGEMLSWQFLSATKRGLNEAQLEMIALRLFGKQQSYDTCKVTWSKFSKENPPDTFWVWFDGILVMVKTYLEDLWRDGLIMGFVSKGKEKSLLKKKQRGTFLLRFSESIIGGITFSWVETTITGEPDVKTVQPFTKVDLIQIPFSEIIRNFQILEAENIPENPLLYLYPNTPKDEAFGKYYSDKTGSDSPYIKYIKTKLMFVSKETRRESSCPAVTSRDVSP from the exons ATGGCTCAGTGGGAGAGACTGAGGCAGCTTCCTGCTGCCTACACACAGCAGCTACACGAGCTCTATGACAGGGATGCTCTGCCCATGGATGTAAGGCATTACCTGGCAGCCTGGATAGAGAAGCAGGAGTG GCAACGAGCAGCACGGGACTATGACTTCGCTAAGGTGTTGTTCCAGGTCCTGCTGGAAAATCTGGATATCCAACACAGCCGCTTTGTCCAGGAGGAGTCATTCTTACTGCAGCACAACATCAGGCGCTATAAACAGAACTTTCAG AGCTACCTGGAGGAACCATGTGCCTTGGCAAACACAGTCCTGTGGTTtttagagaaagagagggaaatcCTGCAGAGTGCCGATCTGGCTGAACAG GTCCAGTTTTTGCATGTAGAGCAGGAAGCCATGGAGACAAGCAGCCAGCAGGACCTTGAACGTAAAATGGCTGGCCTCAGGAATGAAGTGCAG TGCATGGAACATACAATGCTATGTCTGGAGGAACAGCAAGATGAGTTTGACTTTAAATACCAAACCCACAAGATGGAAG CTGTGGTGGATGAAGCTGTGAAGAAAGAACAGATGAAAGTCCTTCAGCTACTTGTCAACAGACTGAATGAATGTAGAAAG AGCACACTGACAGACCTCAGTAAGCTCCTGGACAGAACTGATGACCTGATCAACACGCTGGTGAATAAGGAGCTGGTGGAGTGGCAGAGGAGGCAGCAGAAATCCTGCATTGGTGCTCCAGACAATGTTTGTCTGGATCAACTGGAGAAGTG GTTCACCTGTGTGGCAGAGTGTCTGTTCCAGGTGCGAGAGTTTCTTGGTAAGCTGGACGAGCTGGTAGGAAAAGTGTCCTATGACAACGACCCTGTGAAGGCCCAAAAACCTGTGCTGCAGAAGAGAGCAGATACTCTTCTAAAAGACTTACTCAAGAG TTCCTTTGTGGTTGAGTCTCAGCCAGCCATGCCTCAGGGGAAAGGACCACTGGTGCTCCGCACAAACGTACAGTTCTCTGTCAAGACCAG GCTTCTTGTGAAGTTCCCTGAGCTGAACCACTCCATGAAAGTGAATGTTTCCATGGACAG GGAGGCTCCTCAGATCAAAGG ATACCGACGTTTTAATATCCTGGGGACCAACACAAAGGCCTTAAACATGGCAGAGAGCCAGAGTGGAGGCATGGTGGCCGACTTCAGACATCTT ACTCTGAGGGAGCAGAAGTCTGGAGGTGGTGGCAAAGGAGTCAGTGAT ATTTCTTTCAGTGTCACAGAGGAGCTGCACATCATCTACTTCAACACTGTGTTTGAGCTGAAAGGCGTGTCAGTTGAGTTGCAG GCCTCCTCCATCCCAGTGGTCATCATTTCCAACTCCAGCCAGCAGCAGAGCGCCTGCGCATCTGTCCTCTGGTTCAATATGCTCAGTCTGGACACCAAG GACGTCATGTTCTTTGCCAACACTCCTGCAGCCCCTTGGCCGCAATTTGGAGAGATGTTGAGCTGGCAGTTTCTCTCTGCCACTAAACGTGGTCTGAATGAGGCTCAGCTGGAAATGATTGCACTCAGACTCTTTG GAAAGCAGCAGAGCTACGACACCTGCAAAGTCACCTGGTCAAAATTTAGCAAG GAAAATCCTCCTGACACTTTCTGGGTGTGGTTTGATGGCATCTTGGTGATGGTGAAAACATACCTTGAAGATCTGTGGAGGGATGG TCTCATCATGGGTTTTGTGAGCAAAGGCAAAGAGAAGTCTCTCctgaagaaaaaacagagaGGCACGTTCTTGTTGCGCTTCAGTGAAAGCATCATCGGAGGAATCACCTTCTCCTGGGTGGAAACCACCATAACTG GTGAGCCTGACGTAAAGACAGTCCAGCCCTTCACCAAAGTTGACCTTATCCAGATCCCCTTCAGTGAAATCATCAGGAATTTCCAGATCTTAGAAGCTGAAAATATCCCAGAAAATCCTCTGCTCTACCTATATCCCAACACCCCTAAAGACGAGGCTTTTGGGAAGTACTACTCAGACAAGACTGGAA GTGACAGTCCTTACATCAAGTACATCAAAACCAAACTGATGTTTGTTTCAAAGGA AACAAGACGGGAGT